In a genomic window of Quercus lobata isolate SW786 chromosome 4, ValleyOak3.0 Primary Assembly, whole genome shotgun sequence:
- the LOC115987166 gene encoding F-box/kelch-repeat protein At3g06240-like, with product MFEDLPNEVLYEILHKLPLKSLIQLRCVSKSFNSLITSPAFINFSFTRSHPDSNKLIVRYLDVEYHVERYKLIVEDNDNNDSFSSEQIQDFEFPLRSSWAYFQLVGSANGLFCLHEGNRFILWNPCIRKFITLPTPCLFPCFLGFGFDSRNNDYKLVRIAKSAKLSLVEVCSVSERAWRVASGGDLCPARITCSVLHPQPASLNGALHFVANDWGGAQSLVVLSFDLGDEVFRVISLPNGNFGSGADIGISVFNGSLSLLSYKYECQHRRRVQCCSVWVMNKYDDVDSWTKQFIIEFNMLHWKVLGFLKNDNVLVQKVESRGSKLLSYDPESEQVKNLGFYRSTHYSYADNYVRNLNFLTNQMM from the coding sequence ATGTTTGAGGATCTGCCAAACGAAGTTTTGTACGAGATCCTGCATAAACTACCCTTGAAATCCCTAATTCAATTAAGGTGCGTTTCCAAATCATTCAACTCTCTAATTACAAGTCCTGCCTTCATCAATTTCAGTTTCACTCGATCCCACCCCGATTCCAACAAATTAATTGTTAGGTATTTGGATGTCGAATACCATGTAGAGCGCTACAAATTAATTGTCGAAGACAATGACAATAATGATTCCTTCTCATCTGAACAAATTCAAGATTTTGAGTTTCCACTTAGGAGTAGTTGGGCCTATTTTCAATTAGTCGGTTCTGCGAATGGATTGTTTTGCCTTCATGAAGGAAACCGCTTTATTCTTTGGAATCCTtgtattagaaaatttattacCCTTCCCACCCCTTGCCTCTTTCCTTGTTTTctagggtttgggtttgattcGAGGAACAATGATTATAAGTTGGTGAGAATTGCCAAAAGTGCCAAACTTTCTCTGGTTGAGGTTTGCTCTGTTAGCGAGAGAGCTTGGAGAGTAGCTAGTGGTGGTGACTTATGTCCGGCTAGGATTACTTGTAGTGTTTTGCACCCACAACCAGCTTCTTTAAATGGAGCTCTTCATTTTGTGGCGAATGATTGGGGCGGTGCCCAGAGTTTAGTAGTTTTGTCATTTGATTTGGGTGATGAGGTTTTCCGTGTGATATCCTTGCCAAATGGCAACTTTGGATCGGGTGCTGATATTGGTATCTCAGTATTCAATGGATCGCTTTCTCTACTATCTTATAAGTATGAGTGTCAGCATAGGAGGAGAGTCCAGTGTTGTTCGGTTTGGGTTATGAATAAGTATGATGATGTGGATTCTTGGACTAAACAGTTCATTATTGAATTCAATATGCTACATTGGAAAGTGTTAGGTTTCTTGAAGAATGATAATGTATTAGTGCAGAAAGTAGAATCACGTGGTTCGAAGCTCTTGTCATATGACCCTGAGAGCGAACAAGTGAAGAACTTGGGGTTTTATAGAAGCACACATTATTCTTATGCTGATAATTATGTGAGGAATCTTAACTTCTTGACAAACCAAATGATGTAG
- the LOC115987165 gene encoding F-box protein CPR1-like isoform X1: MLDLEYLPYDVLQDILHGLPVKSLIRFRCVSKSWNSLITSPAFINSNLTRSHSDSNKLIVRYLDVKYQVERYKLIYEDNDNNDSSSSEQIQDLEFPLRCSRWDYFQLVGSANGLFCLHEGNRFILWNPCIRKFITLPNPSIIDVFHCYLAIGFDLRTDDYKVVRIAYQSVNVRCEGAKPPLVEVYSVSEGSWRVTSGGDSYPHRITIRNWHCQAASLNGAVYFTAEDWGDAQSSIVLSFDLGDEVFRLISLPNGKFGLDADIRTSVFNGLLSLICYGRQFLSSVKSCSVWVMKEYGVVDSWTKQFTIDFNMLHCVDWKVLGFLNNDHVLVEKIQAYGTMLLLYDPESQQQVKNLGFSISARYSYAANYVRNLTLLDKPNDVVSKRKCR, from the exons ATGTTGGACCTGGAGTATCTGCCATACGATGTGTTGCAGGATATCCTGCATGGACTGCCCGTGAAATCCCTAATCCGATTCAGGTGCGTTTCCAAATCATGGAATTCTCTAATCACAAGTCCTGCCTTCATCAATTCCAATCTCACTCGATCGCACTCCGATTCCAACAAATTAATTGTTAGGTATTTGGATGTCAAATACCAAGTAGAGCGCTACAAATTAATTTACGAAGACAATGACAATAATGACTCCTCCTCATCTGAACAAATTCAAGATCTTGAGTTCCCACTAAGGTGTAGTAGATGGGACTATTTTCAATTAGTCGGTTCCGCGAATGGATTGTTTTGCCTTCATGAAGGAAACCGCTTTATTCTTTGGAATCCTtgtattagaaaatttattacCCTTCCCAACCCTTCTATTATTGACGTCTTTCATTGTTATCTAGCAATTGGGTTTGATTTGAGGACCGATGATTATAAGGTGGTGAGAATTGCCTATCAAAGTGTAAATGTTAGGTGCGAAGGTGCCAAACCACCTCTGGTTGAGGTTTACTCTGTTAGCGAGGGATCTTGGAGAGTAACTAGTGGTGGTGACTCATATCCGCATAGAATTACTATTCGTAATTGGCACTGTCAAGCAGCTTCTTTAAATGGAGCTGTTTATTTTACGGCGGAAGATTGGGGTGATGCCCAGAGTTCAATAGTTTTGTCATTTGATTTGGGTGATGAGGTTTTCCGCTTGATATCCTTGCCAAATGGTAAATTTGGATTGGATGCTGATATTCGTACCTCAGTATTCAATGGATTGCTTTCTCTAATATGTTATGGGCGTCAGTTTCTGAGCAGCGTCAAGAGTTGTTCTGTTTGGGTTATGAAAGAGTATGGTGTTGTGGATTCTTGGACTAAACAGTTCACTATTGACTTCAATATGCTACATTGTGTTGATTGGAAAGTGTTAGGTTTCTTGAATAATGATCATGTATTAGTGGAGAAAATACAAGCATATGGTACGATGCTCTTGTTATATGACCCAGAGAGCCAACAACAAGTGAAGAATTTGGGGTTTTCTATAAGCGCTCGTTATTCTTATGCTGCTAATTATGTGAGGAATCTTACCTTACTTGACAAACCAAATGATGTAGTTTCCAAGAGGAAGTG CAGATAA
- the LOC115987165 gene encoding F-box protein CPR1-like isoform X2, whose translation MLDLEYLPYDVLQDILHGLPVKSLIRFRCVSKSWNSLITSPAFINSNLTRSHSDSNKLIVRYLDVKYQVERYKLIYEDNDNNDSSSSEQIQDLEFPLRCSRWDYFQLVGSANGLFCLHEGNRFILWNPCIRKFITLPNPSIIDVFHCYLAIGFDLRTDDYKVVRIAYQSVNVRCEGAKPPLVEVYSVSEGSWRVTSGGDSYPHRITIRNWHCQAASLNGAVYFTAEDWGDAQSSIVLSFDLGDEVFRLISLPNGKFGLDADIRTSVFNGLLSLICYGRQFLSSVKSCSVWVMKEYGVVDSWTKQFTIDFNMLHCVDWKVLGFLNNDHVLVEKIQAYGTMLLLYDPESQQQVKNLGFSISARYSYAANYVRNLTLLDKPNDVVSKRK comes from the coding sequence ATGTTGGACCTGGAGTATCTGCCATACGATGTGTTGCAGGATATCCTGCATGGACTGCCCGTGAAATCCCTAATCCGATTCAGGTGCGTTTCCAAATCATGGAATTCTCTAATCACAAGTCCTGCCTTCATCAATTCCAATCTCACTCGATCGCACTCCGATTCCAACAAATTAATTGTTAGGTATTTGGATGTCAAATACCAAGTAGAGCGCTACAAATTAATTTACGAAGACAATGACAATAATGACTCCTCCTCATCTGAACAAATTCAAGATCTTGAGTTCCCACTAAGGTGTAGTAGATGGGACTATTTTCAATTAGTCGGTTCCGCGAATGGATTGTTTTGCCTTCATGAAGGAAACCGCTTTATTCTTTGGAATCCTtgtattagaaaatttattacCCTTCCCAACCCTTCTATTATTGACGTCTTTCATTGTTATCTAGCAATTGGGTTTGATTTGAGGACCGATGATTATAAGGTGGTGAGAATTGCCTATCAAAGTGTAAATGTTAGGTGCGAAGGTGCCAAACCACCTCTGGTTGAGGTTTACTCTGTTAGCGAGGGATCTTGGAGAGTAACTAGTGGTGGTGACTCATATCCGCATAGAATTACTATTCGTAATTGGCACTGTCAAGCAGCTTCTTTAAATGGAGCTGTTTATTTTACGGCGGAAGATTGGGGTGATGCCCAGAGTTCAATAGTTTTGTCATTTGATTTGGGTGATGAGGTTTTCCGCTTGATATCCTTGCCAAATGGTAAATTTGGATTGGATGCTGATATTCGTACCTCAGTATTCAATGGATTGCTTTCTCTAATATGTTATGGGCGTCAGTTTCTGAGCAGCGTCAAGAGTTGTTCTGTTTGGGTTATGAAAGAGTATGGTGTTGTGGATTCTTGGACTAAACAGTTCACTATTGACTTCAATATGCTACATTGTGTTGATTGGAAAGTGTTAGGTTTCTTGAATAATGATCATGTATTAGTGGAGAAAATACAAGCATATGGTACGATGCTCTTGTTATATGACCCAGAGAGCCAACAACAAGTGAAGAATTTGGGGTTTTCTATAAGCGCTCGTTATTCTTATGCTGCTAATTATGTGAGGAATCTTACCTTACTTGACAAACCAAATGATGTAGTTTCCAAGAGGAAGTGA
- the LOC115983183 gene encoding F-box/kelch-repeat protein At3g23880-like, whose product MSDYLPHEVLLEILHRLPVKSLIRFRCVSKSWNSLITSHAFIDSHFTQSPLSLPSNSNTLIVRSCKNRPNIEYYKLIHNGNDSSSSLDQSQNSIEFPLTSRFLDYFKLIGSVNGLFSICEEDRFFLWNPSIRKCITLPKPRIRAKTHGPISCRFGFGFDPRTNDYKVVRIVILPSTTVMTKEKKPPLVEVYSLHEGCWRITRGGECFPSGISFNNWLRPVATLNGAVHFGANDWGNNRSLVLSFDLGDEVFRVISLPNGKQFQAGADIGTSVFKGLLSLICYDYECMKIKCCSVWVMREYGAVDSWTKQFTIDLNSRFFRVLGFWKNGHILVETKLSLGWNLCSYDPESQQVKNLGFCGSPFHSFADSYVENLILLDKPNDAVSKRGVTKKRKCR is encoded by the exons ATGTCGGACTATCTGCCACACGAAGTGTTGCTGGAGATACTGCACAGACTACCCGTGAAATCCCTAATTCGATTCAGGTGCGTTTCAAAATCATGGAACTCTCTAATTACAAGTCATGCCTTCATCGATTCCCATTTCACTCAATCACCACTTTCACTTCCTTCCAATTCCAACACACTAATTGTTAGGAGCTGCAAGAATAGACCCAATATAGAGTACTACAAATTGATTCACAATGGCAATGACTCCTCCTCCTCACTTGATCAATCTCAAAACAGCATTGAATTCCCACTAACAAGTCGTTTTCTCgactattttaaattaattggttCCGTGAATGGATTGTTCAGTATTTGTGAAGAAGACCGCTTTTTTCTATGGAATCCTTCTATTAGAAAATGTATTACTCTTCCTAAGCCTAGAATTAGGGCCAAGACTCACGGCCCCATTTCATGTCGTTTCGGGTTCGGGTTTGATCCGCGGACTAATGATTATAAGGTTGTGAGGATTGTAATTCTACCCAGTACTACTGTTATGACCAAAGAGAAAAAACCACCTCTGGTTGAGGTTTATTCTCTTCACGAGGGATGTTGGAGAATAACTCGTGGTGGCGAATGCTTTCCATCTGGGATTAGTTTTAATAATTGGTTGCGACCAGTAGCTACTTTAAATGGCGCTGTCCACTTTGGGGCGAATGATTGGGGCAATAACCGTTCCttagttttgtcatttgatTTGGGTGATGAGGTTTTCCGTGTGATATCTTTGCCAAATGGTAAACAATTCCAAGCAGGTGCTGATATTGGTACGTCAGTGTTCAAGGGATTGCTCTCCCTAATATGTTATGATTATGAGTGTATGAAGATCAAGTGTTGTTCTGTTTGGGTGATGAGAGAGTATGGCGCAGTTGATTCTTGGACTAAGCAGTTCACTATTGACCTCAATAGCCGATTTTTTAGAGTGTTAGGTTTCTGGAAGAATGGTCATATATTAGTGGAGACAAAACTATCACTTGGTTGGAATCTCTGTTCATATGATCCAGAGAGCCAACAAGTGAAGAATTTGGGGTTTTGCGGAAGCCCATTCCATTCTTTTGCTGATAGTTATGTGGAGAACCTTATCTTACTTGACAAACCAAATGATGCAGTTTCCAAAAGGGGAGTGACCAAGAAGAGGAAGTGCAG GTAA